The following coding sequences are from one Corallococcus caeni window:
- a CDS encoding S41 family peptidase: protein MHLFLLMGGLLTAAPSPYLDSRTTGAAYCYDPESHVLNQAFRGPKPTPDTRLDSAALAEDVRFLHQLLRTTYSGWPELLAHRSFDPDRFFQDWSAKVAASGPTVSFQDGVLAPTIAIREALTDNHFGPSGLLSLLREEPRLAFREYQADAPPGLAPASCDASTVTGAQADTLRVAPVLKADGTRGQRLTVSARGGGDTRTLRCGDTSLPLTVRPPRPVRQFAPKDIYTYEPKGDVGIITIRRFSGPPEAEAGLRQFVADAPKHRKHKLLVFDLRGNSGGNDGYVYEWLDAMVRGPWFASGEVWMHGAFYPCFEWNTRVQRQAMDGRLDTPEAKAEREALRAKWPVKPEPSRPVFDSGRAEGHAKTPFTGRIVVLVDRDSASSGESGAYALHQATGAPMVGERTGGFLTYGNAPSFVLPRTGFAWVVPTKRNYFAEPVEGVGHAVQVYLDAEALGQPVTELLPRLRKLP from the coding sequence ATGCATCTCTTCCTGCTCATGGGGGGCCTGCTGACGGCGGCCCCCTCCCCCTACCTGGACTCGCGGACCACGGGCGCGGCGTATTGCTACGACCCGGAGAGCCACGTGCTGAACCAGGCCTTCCGCGGCCCGAAGCCCACGCCCGACACGCGCCTGGACAGCGCCGCGCTGGCGGAGGACGTGCGCTTCCTGCACCAGCTCCTGCGCACCACGTACTCCGGCTGGCCGGAGCTGCTGGCGCACCGGAGCTTTGATCCGGATCGCTTCTTCCAGGACTGGAGCGCGAAGGTGGCCGCGTCCGGGCCCACCGTGTCGTTCCAGGACGGCGTGCTCGCGCCGACCATCGCCATCCGCGAGGCGCTGACGGACAACCACTTCGGGCCGTCCGGCCTCCTGAGCCTGCTGCGCGAGGAGCCACGGCTCGCCTTCCGCGAGTACCAGGCCGACGCGCCTCCGGGGCTCGCGCCCGCGTCGTGCGACGCGAGCACCGTGACGGGCGCGCAGGCGGACACGCTGCGGGTGGCGCCGGTGCTGAAGGCGGATGGCACCCGGGGACAGCGGCTCACCGTGTCCGCGCGAGGCGGCGGTGACACGCGGACGCTCCGGTGCGGCGACACGTCGCTGCCGCTCACGGTCCGGCCTCCACGTCCGGTCCGCCAGTTCGCGCCGAAGGACATCTACACGTACGAGCCGAAGGGCGACGTGGGCATCATCACGATCCGCCGCTTCTCCGGCCCGCCGGAAGCGGAGGCCGGGCTGCGCCAGTTCGTCGCGGACGCGCCGAAGCACCGCAAGCACAAGCTGCTGGTGTTCGACCTGCGCGGCAACAGCGGCGGCAACGACGGCTACGTGTACGAATGGCTGGACGCGATGGTGCGCGGGCCGTGGTTCGCCTCCGGCGAGGTGTGGATGCACGGCGCCTTCTATCCGTGCTTCGAATGGAACACGCGCGTGCAGCGGCAGGCGATGGATGGACGGCTGGACACGCCGGAGGCGAAGGCGGAGCGCGAAGCCCTGCGCGCGAAGTGGCCCGTGAAGCCGGAGCCCTCGCGCCCCGTGTTCGACAGCGGCCGCGCGGAAGGCCACGCGAAGACGCCCTTCACCGGGCGCATCGTGGTGCTGGTGGACCGCGACTCCGCGTCGTCGGGAGAGAGCGGAGCCTACGCCCTGCACCAGGCGACCGGCGCGCCGATGGTGGGCGAGCGGACAGGAGGCTTCCTCACCTACGGCAACGCCCCCAGCTTCGTCCTGCCGCGCACGGGTTTCGCGTGGGTGGTGCCCACCAAGCGCAATTATTTCGCCGAGCCCGTGGAGGGCGTGGGACACGCGGTGCAGGTGTACCTGGACGCGGAGGCGCTGGGGCAGCCGGTGACGGAGCTGCTGCCCCGCCTGCGCAAGCTGCCGTGA
- a CDS encoding inositol-3-phosphate synthase, with translation MENKKKVAKPEGKLAVLIPGLGAVSTTLMAGVELARQGKGAPIGSLTQMGTARLGKRTDGRTVKLNELVPLASLEDVVFGAWDIINEDAYQVAVRSGVLTDKHMEQVKPFLQGIKPKPGVHDPEFVRRIAANHIKATKTHRESIEAIRQDIRDFKKELNAKRAVMVVCSSVETFRPLPEAFQTLANFEKALDANSPDINPTALYTYAAIKEGVPFANGTPNAAVDTPALQEMAKQEGVPVAGRDLKSGQTMMKTVIAPALKARMLGLEGWFSTNILGNRDGEVLDDPQAFKAKEVTKSSVLDTILQPDLYPELYNKYSHKVSIHYYPPRGDAKEGWDNIDITGWLGYPMQIKVNFLCRDSILAAPLVLDIALFMDLAKRLEWRGIQEWMSFYFKSPMAHPGLPVEHDLFIQLTKLKNTLRVVAGEEPITHLGLDYYGDDLPLSR, from the coding sequence ATGGAGAACAAGAAGAAGGTCGCGAAGCCCGAGGGCAAGCTGGCGGTGCTCATCCCGGGCCTGGGCGCTGTTTCCACCACGCTGATGGCGGGTGTGGAGCTGGCGCGGCAGGGCAAGGGCGCCCCCATCGGCTCGCTCACGCAGATGGGCACGGCCCGTCTGGGCAAGCGCACCGACGGCCGCACCGTGAAGCTCAACGAGCTGGTGCCGCTGGCCTCGCTGGAGGACGTCGTCTTCGGCGCGTGGGACATCATCAACGAGGACGCCTACCAGGTGGCCGTGCGCTCGGGCGTGCTGACGGACAAGCACATGGAGCAGGTGAAGCCCTTCCTGCAGGGCATCAAGCCCAAGCCGGGCGTGCACGACCCTGAGTTCGTGCGCCGTATCGCGGCGAACCACATCAAGGCCACCAAGACGCACCGCGAGAGCATCGAGGCCATCCGCCAGGACATCCGGGACTTCAAGAAGGAGCTCAACGCCAAGCGCGCCGTGATGGTGGTGTGCAGCAGCGTGGAGACCTTCCGCCCGCTGCCGGAGGCCTTCCAGACGCTGGCCAACTTCGAGAAGGCGCTGGACGCCAACAGCCCGGACATCAACCCGACGGCGCTCTACACCTACGCGGCCATCAAGGAAGGCGTGCCGTTCGCCAACGGGACGCCGAACGCCGCCGTGGACACGCCGGCGCTGCAGGAGATGGCCAAGCAGGAGGGCGTGCCCGTCGCGGGCCGTGACCTCAAGAGCGGCCAGACGATGATGAAGACGGTCATCGCGCCCGCGCTCAAGGCGCGCATGCTGGGCCTGGAGGGGTGGTTCTCCACCAACATCCTGGGCAACCGCGACGGCGAGGTGCTGGATGATCCGCAGGCCTTCAAGGCCAAGGAAGTGACCAAGTCGAGCGTGCTCGACACCATCCTGCAGCCGGACCTGTACCCGGAGCTGTACAACAAGTACTCGCACAAGGTGTCGATCCACTACTACCCGCCCCGCGGCGACGCGAAGGAGGGTTGGGACAACATCGACATCACCGGGTGGCTGGGCTACCCGATGCAGATCAAGGTCAACTTCCTCTGCCGCGACTCCATCCTGGCGGCGCCGCTCGTCCTGGACATCGCGCTGTTCATGGACCTGGCCAAGCGGCTGGAGTGGCGCGGCATCCAGGAGTGGATGTCCTTCTACTTCAAGAGCCCGATGGCGCACCCCGGCCTGCCGGTGGAGCACGACCTGTTCATCCAGCTGACCAAGCTGAAGAACACGCTGCGCGTCGTCGCGGGCGAAGAGCCCATCACCCACCTGGGGCTGGACTACTACGGGGATGACCTCCCGCTCTCCCGATAA
- a CDS encoding zinc-dependent alcohol dehydrogenase family protein, translating into MAATMRAMVLDAPGERLRLERRPIPEPGPEQVLLKVHACAVCRTDLHVVDGELTRPKLPLVPGHEIVATVVAAGARVEGFAPGLRVGVPWLGWSCGQCRFCRSGRENLCDMARFTGYDLDGGFAEYTVADARFCFPLPPSYRDAEAAPLMCAGLIGYRSLRMAGEGGRLGLYGFGAAAHILVQVARHQGRRVYAFTREGDAKGQAFARELGAVWAGGSDTVPPEPLDAAILFAPVGALVPAALRAVDKGGVVVCGGIHMSDIPSFPYALLWEERVVRSVANLTRQDAMDFLALAPRVPVRTEVQVFPLSLANEALQALREGRVRGAAVLDLTAAE; encoded by the coding sequence ATGGCAGCAACCATGCGAGCGATGGTGCTCGACGCACCTGGAGAGCGCCTGCGGCTGGAGCGCCGGCCCATCCCGGAGCCGGGGCCGGAGCAGGTGCTGTTGAAGGTGCACGCCTGCGCGGTGTGCCGCACGGACCTGCACGTGGTGGACGGAGAGCTGACGCGCCCGAAGCTGCCGCTGGTGCCTGGCCACGAAATCGTGGCCACGGTGGTGGCGGCGGGCGCGCGGGTGGAGGGCTTCGCTCCCGGGCTGCGCGTGGGCGTGCCTTGGCTGGGATGGAGCTGCGGGCAGTGCCGCTTCTGCCGCTCCGGCCGGGAGAACCTCTGCGACATGGCGCGCTTCACCGGCTACGACCTGGATGGCGGCTTCGCGGAGTACACCGTCGCGGACGCGCGCTTCTGCTTCCCGCTGCCACCGTCGTACCGCGACGCGGAGGCCGCGCCGCTGATGTGCGCGGGGCTCATCGGCTACCGGAGCCTGCGCATGGCGGGGGAGGGTGGCCGGCTGGGGCTGTATGGCTTTGGCGCCGCCGCGCACATCCTCGTCCAGGTGGCCCGGCACCAGGGGCGCCGCGTGTATGCCTTCACGCGCGAGGGCGACGCGAAGGGCCAGGCGTTCGCGCGCGAGCTGGGCGCGGTGTGGGCGGGGGGCTCGGACACGGTGCCCCCGGAGCCGCTGGACGCGGCCATCCTCTTCGCTCCCGTGGGCGCGCTGGTGCCCGCCGCGCTGAGGGCCGTGGACAAGGGCGGGGTGGTGGTGTGCGGGGGCATCCACATGAGTGACATCCCGTCCTTCCCCTATGCCTTGCTGTGGGAGGAGCGCGTGGTGCGCTCGGTGGCGAACCTCACGCGCCAGGACGCGATGGACTTCCTGGCGCTCGCGCCGCGCGTGCCCGTGCGCACGGAGGTCCAGGTGTTTCCCCTGTCCCTGGCGAACGAGGCGCTCCAGGCCCTGCGCGAAGGGCGCGTGCGCGGGGCCGCGGTCCTGGACCTGACGGCGGCCGAGTAG
- a CDS encoding DUF1360 domain-containing protein: MKALQETGPFEGYDSEKTHPLGSYAILLGTFSTTVLGFLGWMGASGRSLPERFSGPDLALLGAATHVVTRVVAADRVTAVVRAPFTQFKGNASAGEVSEKARGTGFRRVIGELLDCPFCLSPWVAASFLMSATLRPRETRFVASIFALSGASFYLHRAYEWLGESLHRTRSQAQLLAKRQQREADADDQVQLPGRGPQVVEPGRAPIPSPS; the protein is encoded by the coding sequence ATGAAAGCGCTTCAGGAGACAGGGCCGTTCGAAGGCTATGACTCGGAGAAGACCCATCCGCTGGGCTCGTACGCCATCTTGCTGGGGACCTTCAGCACGACGGTGCTGGGCTTCCTGGGCTGGATGGGGGCATCGGGGCGGAGCCTCCCCGAGCGGTTCAGCGGCCCCGACCTCGCGTTGCTTGGCGCCGCCACGCACGTCGTCACACGGGTGGTGGCGGCGGACAGGGTCACGGCGGTGGTGCGCGCCCCGTTCACGCAATTCAAGGGCAACGCCAGCGCGGGCGAGGTGAGCGAGAAGGCCCGGGGCACGGGGTTCCGCCGGGTGATTGGCGAGCTGCTGGACTGCCCCTTCTGCCTGAGCCCCTGGGTGGCCGCGTCCTTCCTCATGTCCGCCACGCTGCGGCCGCGTGAGACGCGGTTCGTGGCCTCCATCTTCGCCCTGAGCGGTGCGTCCTTCTACCTGCACCGGGCCTATGAATGGCTGGGTGAGAGCCTGCACCGCACCCGTTCGCAGGCGCAGTTGCTGGCGAAGCGTCAGCAGCGCGAGGCCGACGCGGACGACCAGGTCCAGCTGCCCGGGCGGGGGCCGCAGGTGGTGGAGCCCGGCCGCGCGCCCATCCCGTCTCCGAGCTGA
- a CDS encoding pyridoxamine 5'-phosphate oxidase family protein: MTTTTKTPQDVVEHLGKLIHGIKVAMMTTVDTDGSLRSRPMWTYDKDFDGELWFFTNDHTHKVDEVQKDHHVSLAYSDPTRDRYVSVSGRCALIHDKAKAKELWNPSLKAWFPQGLDDPNLALLRVSVEKAEYWDTPNSKMVQLVGFVKAVLTGEKYHPGDNQKLDRGAPRHN; this comes from the coding sequence ATGACGACGACGACGAAGACGCCGCAGGACGTGGTGGAGCACCTGGGCAAGCTCATCCACGGCATCAAGGTCGCGATGATGACGACGGTGGACACCGACGGCAGCCTGCGCAGCCGGCCGATGTGGACCTACGACAAGGACTTCGACGGCGAGCTGTGGTTCTTCACCAACGACCACACCCACAAGGTGGACGAGGTGCAGAAGGACCACCACGTCAGCCTCGCCTACTCCGACCCCACCAGAGATAGGTACGTGTCCGTCAGCGGCCGCTGCGCGCTGATCCACGACAAGGCCAAGGCGAAGGAGCTGTGGAACCCGTCCCTCAAGGCCTGGTTCCCCCAGGGGCTGGATGATCCGAACCTCGCCCTGCTGCGCGTCTCCGTCGAGAAGGCCGAGTACTGGGACACGCCCAACAGCAAGATGGTCCAGCTGGTCGGGTTCGTGAAAGCCGTCCTCACCGGCGAGAAGTACCACCCGGGCGACAACCAGAAGCTGGACCGCGGCGCCCCCCGCCACAACTGA
- a CDS encoding aldo/keto reductase translates to MRPPHAPPSRREVLVAGIGAALAPSLSALAQTPTPGPRMLTRPIPSSGEALPVIGMGTWQTFDVGGAGNERAPLAQVLQKFFASGARLIDSSPMYGRSEAVVGDLLKQSGQEKTPFLATKVWTRGKAEGAAQIQASLQKMGHGRMDLMQVHNLLDVDVHLPVLRELKAAKKIRYVGVTHYQRGAFDDLEKHIQGSKLDFVQLPYSLAMRDAEARLLPAAKEHGVAVLVMEPFDKGNLFRKMKGKPLPDWAAEFDCTSWAQFFLKFILGHPAVNCPIPATSDPAHLEDNVKAGFGRLPDDKLRARMVKLLES, encoded by the coding sequence ATGCGCCCTCCCCATGCTCCTCCCTCCCGCCGCGAGGTCCTGGTGGCGGGCATCGGCGCCGCGCTCGCGCCGTCCCTCTCCGCCCTCGCCCAGACGCCCACCCCAGGTCCCCGCATGCTCACCCGCCCCATCCCCAGCTCCGGTGAAGCCCTGCCCGTCATCGGCATGGGCACCTGGCAGACCTTCGACGTCGGCGGCGCCGGGAACGAACGCGCGCCCCTGGCCCAGGTCCTCCAGAAGTTCTTCGCCTCGGGCGCGCGGCTCATCGACTCCTCGCCCATGTACGGCCGCTCCGAGGCCGTCGTGGGCGACCTGCTGAAGCAGTCCGGCCAGGAGAAGACGCCGTTCCTCGCCACCAAGGTCTGGACGCGCGGCAAGGCGGAGGGCGCGGCGCAGATCCAGGCCTCCCTCCAGAAGATGGGGCACGGCCGCATGGACCTGATGCAGGTGCACAACCTGCTGGACGTGGACGTGCACCTGCCCGTGCTGCGCGAGCTGAAGGCCGCGAAGAAGATCCGCTACGTGGGCGTCACCCACTACCAGCGCGGCGCCTTCGACGACCTGGAGAAGCACATCCAGGGCAGCAAGCTGGACTTCGTGCAGCTGCCCTACTCGCTCGCGATGCGCGACGCCGAGGCGCGCCTGCTGCCCGCGGCGAAGGAGCACGGCGTGGCCGTGCTCGTCATGGAGCCCTTCGACAAGGGCAACCTCTTCCGCAAGATGAAGGGCAAGCCCCTGCCGGACTGGGCCGCGGAGTTCGACTGCACCAGCTGGGCCCAGTTCTTCCTCAAGTTCATCCTGGGCCACCCCGCCGTGAACTGCCCCATCCCCGCCACGTCCGACCCCGCCCACCTGGAGGACAACGTGAAGGCGGGCTTCGGACGGCTGCCGGACGACAAGCTGCGCGCGCGGATGGTGAAGCTCCTCGAGTCGTGA
- a CDS encoding GIN domain-containing protein produces MRNRLGMAVLGAGLMSGCYFTEELQGDGHTVTEARAVTEFLTVENRGSLEVVVREGDAPDVKVTLDGNLQHRVRTFVSPGDTLVIETDGSFEPHGPARVEILVPRMVGATQDGSGSLRVEGFEHVKEDVKLVAKGSGSLSFCGGVHTLEAKLSGSGSMELCSAGEGLAEWVDLVQTGSGDLKWAGSAKQVRARVDGSGFMTLTGVTNRLDTWLDGSGGVGAPGLRAVDVNLTSRGSGTMAAYVDGGGAAITLDSSGNVDLYGHALSTQVRVSGSGRVNWH; encoded by the coding sequence ATGCGGAACCGTTTGGGGATGGCCGTGCTCGGCGCGGGCCTGATGTCCGGCTGCTACTTCACCGAGGAGCTTCAGGGCGACGGCCACACCGTCACGGAGGCGCGCGCGGTGACGGAGTTCCTCACCGTGGAGAACCGGGGCTCGCTGGAGGTGGTGGTGCGCGAGGGCGACGCGCCGGACGTGAAGGTCACGCTGGATGGGAACCTCCAGCACCGCGTGCGCACCTTCGTGTCCCCGGGCGACACGCTCGTCATCGAGACGGACGGCTCGTTCGAGCCCCACGGCCCGGCGCGGGTGGAGATCCTGGTGCCGCGCATGGTGGGCGCGACGCAGGACGGCTCCGGCTCCCTGCGCGTGGAGGGCTTCGAGCACGTGAAGGAGGACGTGAAGCTGGTGGCGAAGGGCTCCGGCTCGCTGAGCTTCTGCGGCGGCGTGCACACCCTGGAGGCCAAGCTCAGCGGCTCCGGGAGCATGGAGCTGTGCTCGGCCGGCGAGGGCCTGGCGGAGTGGGTGGACCTGGTGCAGACCGGCTCCGGGGACCTGAAGTGGGCGGGGTCCGCGAAGCAGGTGCGCGCCCGCGTGGATGGCTCCGGGTTCATGACGCTCACGGGAGTCACCAACCGGCTCGATACCTGGCTGGACGGCAGCGGTGGCGTCGGGGCCCCCGGCCTCCGGGCCGTGGACGTGAACCTCACGTCGAGGGGCTCGGGGACCATGGCCGCGTACGTGGATGGGGGCGGCGCGGCCATCACGCTCGACTCGTCAGGGAACGTGGACCTGTACGGCCACGCGCTGTCCACCCAGGTGCGCGTCAGCGGCAGCGGCCGGGTCAACTGGCACTGA
- a CDS encoding phosphatase PAP2 family protein — MTSRSPDKNASAFKWLVTVLATGHFALVVSTGRVRWEHVAADLLLVVLAWAGAGPRRFLRGAFPLWLTGMILDSQALWLGVRGTIHTGDLWNLEKLLFPAPGATHWPEWWSRHPNTFLDLLCGFAYAAYIYEVFLVALWFFFKKDARFEQLCWAFFVVNAIGVVVYVLYPAAPPWYVLKYGPGLANLAAPPSPAGTARFDAFFGIHYFANFYSRNPNVFGAMPSLHAAYPLMMVLVLWHKGPAWRVGTSLFAVLVAFSAVYLTHHYVLDVLAGVTAAVVAFVVVRAVFARRALEAPGMAPVTLPSGGNTRA, encoded by the coding sequence ATGACCTCCCGCTCTCCCGATAAGAACGCCTCCGCGTTCAAGTGGCTCGTCACCGTCCTGGCGACGGGCCACTTCGCGTTGGTTGTCTCCACCGGAAGGGTCCGGTGGGAGCACGTCGCGGCGGACCTGCTGCTGGTGGTGCTGGCCTGGGCCGGCGCCGGCCCGCGGCGGTTCCTCCGCGGCGCGTTCCCGCTGTGGCTCACCGGCATGATCCTGGACAGCCAGGCGCTGTGGCTGGGGGTGCGCGGCACCATCCACACCGGCGACCTGTGGAACCTGGAGAAGCTGCTGTTCCCCGCCCCGGGCGCCACGCACTGGCCCGAGTGGTGGTCGCGGCACCCGAACACGTTCCTGGACCTGCTGTGCGGCTTCGCCTACGCGGCCTACATCTACGAGGTCTTCCTCGTGGCGCTCTGGTTCTTCTTCAAGAAGGACGCGAGGTTCGAACAGCTCTGCTGGGCCTTCTTCGTGGTGAACGCCATTGGCGTCGTCGTCTACGTCCTCTACCCCGCGGCGCCCCCCTGGTACGTCCTGAAGTACGGGCCGGGACTCGCGAACCTGGCGGCGCCACCCAGTCCGGCGGGCACCGCGCGCTTCGACGCCTTCTTCGGCATCCACTACTTCGCGAACTTCTACTCCCGCAACCCCAACGTCTTCGGGGCCATGCCGTCGCTGCACGCGGCCTACCCGCTGATGATGGTGCTCGTCCTCTGGCACAAGGGCCCCGCGTGGCGGGTGGGCACCAGCCTGTTCGCGGTGCTCGTCGCCTTTTCCGCCGTGTACCTCACGCATCACTACGTCCTCGACGTGCTCGCGGGAGTCACCGCGGCGGTCGTGGCCTTCGTCGTCGTGAGGGCTGTCTTCGCAAGACGGGCCCTGGAAGCGCCAGGAATGGCGCCAGTGACCCTGCCGTCTGGAGGAAACACCCGTGCATGA